From Chryseotalea sp. WA131a:
CAATATTACAAGAACTGTTTGTGAACAGACAAAGACAACCATGGTTCAATCTGCTGAAGCATACGCTAGAGTTTCGCTATCATTATAGATGGTGAGTTGATTGCGCAACGAGTGGTTACTAGAAAGTAGAGTGGTTAGCCTGAAAAATGTTTTGACCGGAATTCCCTGGGTCTCATTTTTTTCTTTTTTAGGAAAACTCGGTTAAAATAAGTGAGGCTTTCAAAGCCAGTCTCCCAGGCCACTTCTACAATGGGTTTGTCGGTGTCAATTAGCAATTGGCAAGCGTGACCAATTCGTACTTCATTCACGTAATCTGAGAAAGTTTTTCCGGTCAACCTTTTGAAAAACTTACAAAAGGCGCTTTCTGAAAGATAAATAAGCTGAGCGATTTGACCTAGCGTAAATTTTTTAGTTGAATTCTTTTGAATGTATTCGCATACCGTATTGATCCGCTTTTCATTTTTACCACCGATGACTGGTTCAAACTTAGCAGAGGAAAGGAAGGCTGCTTTTTGTTCCGCCAATTCGCTCAAAACCATCAAGAGAAATGAAATTTTTTCAACGCCACTCTTTTCTGTCAGCTTACTTATTTTTGCGATTAACCCATTTGATTGCTTTGTGGAAAAATGCAAACCACGATTCGCATGAGTCAGCATTTTTTTGATAGACTGAAATTCCGACAATGCGAGCA
This genomic window contains:
- a CDS encoding AraC family transcriptional regulator, producing MKASFEDIQSKKKDQSFLAYSFSTKQFKFKWHYHPEYELTLITRGSGKRFVGDSYQDFTSGDLVLIGTNLPHTWVSELTDSRLSSAVVIQFSCNLIEPLLALSEFQSIKKMLTHANRGLHFSTKQSNGLIAKISKLTEKSGVEKISFLLMVLSELAEQKAAFLSSAKFEPVIGGKNEKRINTVCEYIQKNSTKKFTLGQIAQLIYLSESAFCKFFKRLTGKTFSDYVNEVRIGHACQLLIDTDKPIVEVAWETGFESLTYFNRVFLKKKKMRPREFRSKHFSG